Proteins encoded within one genomic window of Episyrphus balteatus chromosome 1, idEpiBalt1.1, whole genome shotgun sequence:
- the LOC129906977 gene encoding protein krueppel, producing the protein MALSLLQDAQTRGLAAALAGIKREEVDSLSMSPPMSGNNTSAMYHQSGQAMHAAAASAFGMLSPQLLAANRSAAAAFMAAQLPMSTLASTLFPHHPALFGAWPPASSANLPLGPHSPPASPISPPMMQKSSNSVAHLMQSPTSTGGNVEASQKKSRKISVKKEFQSPPGSMDIGVSSDMYHTPNGPISPPSSGSSPNSTNDGPVGSKDPSRDKSFTCKICSRSFGYKHVLQNHERTHTGEKPFECPECHKRFTRDHHLKTHMRLHTGEKPYHCSHCDRQFVQVANLRRHLRVHTGERPYNCDICDGRFSDSNQLKSHMLIHNGEKPFECDRCHMKFRRRHHLMHHKCGIQSPPTPAISPAMSADYPLCDQKSAVSSFGGSDESMSATASAQAAYETPLDLSEDGAMSANGSVDGDKRCRKPHDIRRVFRLPPQIVHIPTDVPVQTEPEDLSMRSPRSQRESASPMSFHHDEDLDDLDDAATLYMRQQQKMLEEQMNDLKHNVRIE; encoded by the exons ATGGCCTTGTCACTTCTACAGGACGCGCAAACAAGAG GATTAGCCGCCGCCCTAGCAGGAATAAAACGTGAAGAAGTTGATAGTCTATCTATGTCACCGCCAATGTCTGGAAATAATACATCAGCCATGTATCATCAAAGTGGACAAGCTATGCACGCTGCAGCAGCATCAGCATTCGGAATGCTTTCACCACAATTACTGGCAGCAAACCGATCAGCAGCGGCAGCATTCATGGCAGCACAATTGCCAATGTCAACATTAGCTTCGACGCTGTTTCCACACCATCCAGCGTTATTTGGAGCATGGCCACCAGCATCGTCAGCGAATCTGCCATTAGGACCACACTCGCCACCAGCCAGTCCAATTTCACCGCCAATGATGCAAAAATCATCGAATTCTGTTGCACATCTAATGCAGTCACCAACAAGCACGGGCGGAAATGTAGAAGCTTCACAAAAGAAATCGAGGAAGATCTCAGTGAAAAAGGAATTTCAATCTCCACCTGGATCCATGGATATCGGTGTCAGTTCAGACATGTACCATACACCAAATGGTCCAATCTCACCGCCGTCAAGTGGCTCATCACCAAATTCAACAAACGACGGTCCTGTTGGCAGCAAAGATCCTTCGCGTGATAAGAGCTTCACCTGCAAGATTTGCAGTCGATCTTTTGGCTATAAGCATGTTCTTCAAAACCACGAACGCACCCACACCGGCGAGAAACCATTCGAATGTCCTGAGTGCCATAAACGTTTCACCAGAGATCATCATCTAAAAACACACATGCGTTTACATACTGGAGAAAAGCCCTACCACTGCAGTCATTGCGATCGACAATTTGTACAAGTAGCCAACTTGAGGCGCCACCTTAGGGTGCATACTGGAGAACGACCCTACAATTGTGACATTTGCGATGGACGCTTTAGTGATTCAAACCAACTCAAGTCTCACATGCTCATACATAACGGAGAGAAACCTTTCGAATGTGACCGCTGCCACATGAAGTTCCGTCGGCGACACCATCTCATGCATCATAAGTGCGGTATCCAATCGCCTCCTACACCAGCCATTAGTCCAGCAATGTCAGCAGATTATCCACTTTGTGATCAAAAATCGGCTGTCAGTTCGTTTGGAGGCTCAGATGAATCAATGTCTGCAACAGCATCAGCACAAGCCGCGTATGAGACACCTTTGGATCTCTCCGAAGATGGAGCTATGTCAGCTAATGGCAGTGTGGATGGTGACAAACGTTGCCGAAAGCCCCATGACATCCGTCGGGTCTTTCGTCTTCCACCTCAAATTGTCCACATTCCCACAGATGTCCCAGTACAAACGGAACCTGAAGACCTTAGTATGCGGTCGCCTCGATCCCAACGGGAATCAGCATCACCAATGTCCTTCCATCACGATGAGGACCTTGACGATTTGGATGATGCTGCCACACTCTACATGCGTCAGCAACAAAAAATGTTGGAAGAGCAAATGAATGACCTCAAACACAACGTTCGAATTGAATAA